Proteins encoded by one window of Bos javanicus breed banteng chromosome 22, ARS-OSU_banteng_1.0, whole genome shotgun sequence:
- the GLYCTK gene encoding glycerate kinase isoform X2, giving the protein MAAALQVLRHLARAPSGPLLWGGPLARMASSMALAEQAQQLFESTVGAVLPGPLLQRALSLDPDSGELKVRDRSFQLRQNLYLVGFGKAVLGMAAAAEELLGQHLVQGVISVPKGIRAAMEHAGKQEMLLKPHSRIQVFEGAEDNLPDRDALRAALAIRQLAEGLTADDLLLVLISGGEPHSVRRGGGPRGGDCQRPHCGQHPQRARLPVHPQSLWPSQCPATFCEDCAGPGRL; this is encoded by the exons ATGGCTGCAGCCCTGCAGGTCCTGCGTCACTTGGCCAGAGCCCCCTCGGGCCCACTCCTCTGGGGGGGCCCATTGGCCCGCATGGCCAGTAGCATGGCTCTGGCAGAGCAGGCACAGCAGCTGTTCGAGAGCACTGTGGGTGCAGTGCTGCCGGGCCCCCTGCTGCAGCGGGCCCTGTCCTTGGACCCCGACAGCGGAGAGCTGAAGGTGCGGGACCGGAGCTTTCAGCTGAGGCAGAACCTCTACCTGGTAGGCTTTGGCAAGGCTGTGCTGGGCATGGCAGCTGCAGCTGAGGAGCTCCTGGGCCAGCATCTTGTGCAGGGAGTGATCAGTGTTCCCAAGGGGATCCGTGCAGCCATGGAGCACGCTGGCAAGCA GGAGATGCTGCTGAAGCCGCACAGCCGCATCCAGGTATTCGAGGGCGCGGAGGACAACCTGCCGGACCGGGACGCTCTGCGGGCTGCTCTGGCCATCAGGCAGCTGGCCGAAGGCCTGACCGCTGACGATCTGCTGCTTGTGCTCATCTCAG GTGGTGAGCCTCATTCTGTCAGACGTGGTGGGGGACCCCGTGGAGGTGATTGCCAGCGGCCCCACTGTGGCCAGCATCCACAGCGTGCAAGACTGCCTGTACATCCTCAATCGCTATGGCCTTCGCAATGCCCTGCCACGTTCTGTGAAGACTGTGCTGGCCCGGGCAGACTCTGA
- the GLYCTK gene encoding glycerate kinase isoform X1: MAAALQVLRHLARAPSGPLLWGGPLARMASSMALAEQAQQLFESTVGAVLPGPLLQRALSLDPDSGELKVRDRSFQLRQNLYLVGFGKAVLGMAAAAEELLGQHLVQGVISVPKGIRAAMEHAGKQEMLLKPHSRIQVFEGAEDNLPDRDALRAALAIRQLAEGLTADDLLLVLISGGGSALLPAPIPPVTLEEKQTLTKLLAARGATIQELNTIRKALSQLKGGGLAQAAYPAQVVSLILSDVVGDPVEVIASGPTVASIHSVQDCLYILNRYGLRNALPRSVKTVLARADSDPHGPHTCGHVLNVILGSNALALAEAQKQAEALGYRAVVLSTAIQGDVKSVAQFYGLLARVAGAHLALPGAGASVQEDERLYELAADLQLPDLQLKEALEAVVGAPGPVCLLAGGEPTVRLQGSGKGGRNQELALRVGVELGQWPLGTVDVLFLSGGTDGQDGPTEAAGAWVRPELTSQAAAEGLDVATFLAHNDSHTFFCRFQGGAHLLHTGLTGTNVTDAHFLFLHPQ, translated from the exons ATGGCTGCAGCCCTGCAGGTCCTGCGTCACTTGGCCAGAGCCCCCTCGGGCCCACTCCTCTGGGGGGGCCCATTGGCCCGCATGGCCAGTAGCATGGCTCTGGCAGAGCAGGCACAGCAGCTGTTCGAGAGCACTGTGGGTGCAGTGCTGCCGGGCCCCCTGCTGCAGCGGGCCCTGTCCTTGGACCCCGACAGCGGAGAGCTGAAGGTGCGGGACCGGAGCTTTCAGCTGAGGCAGAACCTCTACCTGGTAGGCTTTGGCAAGGCTGTGCTGGGCATGGCAGCTGCAGCTGAGGAGCTCCTGGGCCAGCATCTTGTGCAGGGAGTGATCAGTGTTCCCAAGGGGATCCGTGCAGCCATGGAGCACGCTGGCAAGCA GGAGATGCTGCTGAAGCCGCACAGCCGCATCCAGGTATTCGAGGGCGCGGAGGACAACCTGCCGGACCGGGACGCTCTGCGGGCTGCTCTGGCCATCAGGCAGCTGGCCGAAGGCCTGACCGCTGACGATCTGCTGCTTGTGCTCATCTCAG GGGGGGGCTCAGCCCTGCTGCCCGCCCCCATCCCACCTGTCACgctggaggagaagcagacgcTAACCAAGCTGCTGGCGGCCCGGGGAGCCACAATCCAGGAGCTGAACACCATCCGGAAGGCCCTGTCCCAGCTCAAGGGCGGGGGGCTGGCTCAGGCCGCCTACCCTGCCCAG GTGGTGAGCCTCATTCTGTCAGACGTGGTGGGGGACCCCGTGGAGGTGATTGCCAGCGGCCCCACTGTGGCCAGCATCCACAGCGTGCAAGACTGCCTGTACATCCTCAATCGCTATGGCCTTCGCAATGCCCTGCCACGTTCTGTGAAGACTGTGCTGGCCCGGGCAGACTCTGACCCCCACGGGCCACACACCTGTGGTCACGTCCTCAACGTTATCCTTGGCTCCAATGCACTGGCACTGGCTGAGGCTCAGAAGCAGGCTGAGGCGCTGGGATACAGGGCTGTGGTGCTGAGCACAGCCATACAGGGTGATGTGAAAAGTGTGGCCCAGTTCTACGGGCTACTGGCCCGAGTCGCTGGAGCCCACCTTGCCCTGCCTGGCGCTGGAGCGTCTGTGCAGGAAGATGAACGACTCTATGAACTTGCAGCTGACCTCCAGCTCCCAGATCTGCAACTGAAGGAGGCTCTGGAGGCTGTGGTGGGCGCTCCGGGCCCAGTCTGCTTGCTGGCTGGTGGCGAGCCCACGGTGCGGTTGCAGGGCTCAGGCAAGGGTGGCCGCAACCAGGAGCTGGCCCTGCGTGTCGGAGTGGAGCTGGGACAGTGGCCACTGGGGACTGTTGACGTGCTGTTTTTGAGCGGCGGCACTGATGGGCAGGATGGGCCCACAGAGGCAGCCGGGGCCTGGGTCAGGCCTGAGCTTACCAGCCAAGCTGCCGCTGAGGGTCTGGATGTGGCCACCTTCCTGGCCCATAATGACTCACATACCTTCTTCTGCCGCTTCCAGGGTGGGGCACACCTGCTGCACACGGGGCTGACTGGCACCAATGTCACAGACGCCCACTTTCTGTTCCTGCATCCGCAGTGA